In the genome of Misgurnus anguillicaudatus chromosome 11, ASM2758022v2, whole genome shotgun sequence, one region contains:
- the LOC129416156 gene encoding jeltraxin-like has protein sequence MKNLASYVLFLLCCGLVWSELKTVRKFLREKVITFPKQTTEDYVQLHSNETMDFSKITVCLRFYTDEVTKTIIPFSLSTPTHLADFTLTWSPHTKQYFLTVHKGKAAFNGLPFHLNQWNSVCATWDAGSGLAQMFVNEVPSVKKAIGPKEAFKGEAKIILGQYQTGPSSFSPDYVFTGFISDVHVYKDVLTPRLIKNYMEAQIKYKLGDFINWHNLKHTLVGSVQVEERNHVTFYTKQDVN, from the exons ATGAAGAATCTTGCATCATACGTTTTATTCCTTCTCTGCTGCGGTTTGGTGTGGTCTG aGCTGAAAACAGTGAGAAAATTCTTAAGGGAGAAGGTCATCACTTTCCCAAAGCAAACCACTGAAGACTATGTACAGCTCCATTCAAACGAAACCATGGATTTCTCTAAAATCACTGTGTGTCTGCGATTTTACACTGATGAAGTGACTAAAACCATTATTCCATTTTCTTTGTCCACACCTACCCACTTGGCTGATTTTACTTTGACATGGTCACCACATACAAAACAATACTTCCTGACTGTTCATAAAGGCAAAGCAGCATTTAATGGTCTACCATTTCATCTGAACCAATGGAACTCAGTTTGTGCAACCTGGGATGCCGGCAGTGGTCTTGCACAGATGTTTGTCAATGAAGTACCCAGTGTTAAAAAGGCAATAGGCCCTAAAGAAGCTTTTAAAGGAGAGGCCAAAATAATACTTGGTCAGTATCAGACCGGACCCTCTAGCTTCAGTCCAGATTACGTGTTCACAGGTTTCATATCAGATGTGCACGTCTATAAGGATGTGTTAACCCCACGTCTTATTAAGAACTACATGGAGGCACAGATCAAATATAAACTGGGTGATTTTATAAACTGGCACAATCTTAAACACACTCTTGTCGGGTCTGTGCAAGTGGAAGAGAGAAATCACGTAACATTTTATACTAAGCAAGATGTGAATTAA
- the LOC129416155 gene encoding jeltraxin-like: protein MKNLASYVLFLLCCGLAWSQLKTARRCLREKVITFPRQTTEDYVQLHSNETMDFSKITVCLRFYTDEVTKTIIPFSLSTPTHLADFTLMCSPHTKQYFLTVHNGKAAFNGLPFHLNQWNSVCATWDAGSGLAQMFVNEVPSVKKAIGPKEAFKGEAKVILGQYQTGPSSFSPDYVFTGFISDVHVYKEALSPLLIKNYMEAKIKFKLGDFISWRNLKHTLAGSVQVEERNHVTFYTKQDVN from the exons ATGAAGAATCTTGCATCATACGTTTTATTTCTTCTCTGCTGCGGTCTGGCATGGTCTC AGCTGAAAACAGCGAGAAGATGCTTAAGGGAGAAGGTCATCACTTTTCCAAGGCAAACCACTGAAGACTATGTACAGCTACATTCAAACGAAACAATGGATTTCTCTAAAATCACTGTGTGTCTGCGATTTTACACTGATGAAGTGACTAAAACCATTATTCCATTTTCTTTGTCCACACCTACCCACTTGGctgattttactttaatgtgTTCACCACATACAAAACAATACTTCCTGACTGTTCATAATGGCAAAGCAGCATTTAATGGTCTACCATTTCATCTGAACCAATGGAACTCAGTTTGTGCAACCTGGGATGCCGGCAGTGGTCTTGCACAGATGTTTGTTAATGAAGTACCCAGTGTTAAAAAGGCAATAGGCCCTAAGGAAGCATTTAAAGGAGAGGCCAAAGTAATACTTGGTCAGTATCAGACCGGACCCTCTAGCTTCAGTCCAGATTACGTGTTCACAGGTTTCATATCAGATGTGCACGTCTATAAGGAAGCGTTAAGCCCGCTTCTCATAAAGAACTACATGGAGGCAAAGATTAAATTTAAGCTGGGTGATTTTATATCCTGGCGCAATCTTAAACACACTCTTGCCGGGTCTGTGCAAGTGGAAGAGAGAAATCATGTAACATTTTATACTAAGCAAGATGTGAATTAA